The Panicum virgatum strain AP13 chromosome 5K, P.virgatum_v5, whole genome shotgun sequence genome has a window encoding:
- the LOC120706275 gene encoding uncharacterized sugar kinase slr0537-like, with the protein MGAEAEHPQQQQPPSALRPGREAAAEAPAVLGLQVSALIDHVARVDWSLLDRVPGDRGGSQQVSIDELNHILTEVNAHILPSRNDLTPITTIAGGSVANTIRGLSAGFGISTGIIGACGDDSQGILFVNNMSFSGVDLTRLRAKKGHTAQCACLVDASGNRTMRPCLSSAVKMQANEFRKEDFKGSKWLVVRYAQQNMEQIIEAIRIAKQEGLSVSLDLASFEMVRDSRAKLINLLETGNIDLCFANEDEAREVIGGGPTSDPEEALAFLGKYCKWAVVTLASKGCMAKHGKQVVQVPAIGESNAVDTTGAGDLFASGFLYGLVKGLPLEECCKVGACSGGSVTRALGGEVRPENWQWMYKQMHARGLLLPELKN; encoded by the exons ATGGGCGCGGAGGCAGAGcacccgcagcagcagcagcctccgtCCGCCCTCCGGCCcggcagggaggcggcggcggaggcgcccgcGGTGCTGGGGCTCCAGGTCTCCGCGCTCATCGACCACGTCGCGCGCGTCGACTGGTCCCTCCTCGACCGCGTCCCAGGCGACCGCGGCGGCTCGCAGCAG GTGTCCATTGACGAGCTGAATCATATTCTTACTGAAGTGAATGCCCACATCCTTCCTTCCCGCAATGATCTCACTCCAATAACTACTATAGCCGGTGGAAGCGTTGCCAACACAATTCGTGGGCTCTCAGCTGGTTTTGGGATATCAACTGGAATAATTGGAGCTTGTGGAGACGACAGCCAGGGCATTTTGTTTGTCAACAATATGAGTTTTAGTGGTGTAGATCTCACAAGATTAAGGGCCAAAAAAGGGCACACTGCTCAG TGTGCGTGCTTGGTCGATGCAAGCGGCAATCGCACCATGCGGCCATGCCTATCTAGTGCAGTCAAGATGCAG GCCAATGAGTTTAGAAAAGAGGATTTCAAAGGTTCCAAG TGGCTTGTTGTGAGATATGCACAACAGAACATGGAACAGATTATTGAAGCTATTAGGATTGCTAAACAGGAAGGCCTTTCAGTTTCATTAGATTTGGCCAGTTTTGAG ATGGTTCGTGACTCTAGGGCAAAACTCATTAACCTTTTGGAGACTGGCAACATTGACCTTTGCTTCGCCAATGAGGATGAAGCTAGAGAGGTTATAGG GGGAGGTCCGACATCAGATCCAGAGGAGGCGCTTGCATTCTTGGGCAAGTACTGCAAATGGGCTGTGGTGACACTTGCTTCAAAGGGGTGCATGGCGAAACATGGCAAACAG GTCGTTCAAGTGCCGGCGATCGGGGAGAGCAACGCGGTGGACACGACCGGAGCAGGCGACCTGTTCGCGAGCGGGTTCCTGTACGGGCTGGTGAAGGGGCTGCCGCTTGAGGAGTGCTGCAAGGTCGGGGCGTGCAGCGGCGGGTCGGTGACGCGGGCGCTGGGCGGGGAGGTGCGGCCGGAGAATTGGCAGTGGATGTACAAGCAGATGCACGCCAGGGGCCTGCTGCTCCCCGAGCTCAAGAACTGA